The following proteins are co-located in the Castanea sativa cultivar Marrone di Chiusa Pesio chromosome 8, ASM4071231v1 genome:
- the LOC142608004 gene encoding small ribosomal subunit protein mS80 (rPPR6)-like, giving the protein MGLTLHEEFVVKVLETPLVLGENLIRFFKWGLKKKSEFKVTTCVVDALVRAICRELKKKDAYALWDLIKDIGEKENGVLNVEILNQLIALLSKLGKGKASLEVFNKFGDFGIVPNVDTYYFTIEALSRRSMFDWAWSVCEKMLDEGSLPENEKVGKIISWLCKGRKAKDAHSVYLFAKEKNQITPRSSVNFLISSLCREDETVKLALEMLDDFSGEARKYAIKPFSTIIHGLCRMKNVDGAKQLLSKMIAEGPPPGNAVFNSVISGYSKAGDLGEAIQIKKLMESRGLKPDVYTYTVIMSGYTNGGQMEEACKLLSEAKKKHSKLTPVTYHTLIRGYSKLEEFDKALKLLAEMKDFGVQPNVDEYNKLIQSLCLKALDWETADKLLEEMKEKGLHLNGITKGLIRAVKEMEEEELVLGS; this is encoded by the coding sequence ATGGGTTTGACTCTACATGAGGAGTTTGTGGTGAAAGTTCTGGAAACCCCACTTGTTTTGGGTGAGAATTTGATTAGGTTTTTCAAGTGGGGTTTAAAGAAGAAATCTGAGTTTAAGGTGACTACCTGTGTGGTGGATGCGCTTGTGCGGGCAATTTGTCGTGAACTTaagaagaaagatgcatatgcttTGTGGGATTTGATTAAGGATATAGGTGAGAAAGAGAATGGTGTGTTGAATGTGGAGATTCTCAATCAGTTGATAGCTTTGTTATCGAAATTGGGAAAAGGGAAGGCGAGTTTGGAGGTATTTAACAAGTTTGGGGATTTTGGGATTGTCCCAAATGTTGATACATATTATTTCACGATTGAAGCACTATCTAGGCGATCAATGTTTGACTGGGCTTGGTCTGTTTGCGAAAAGATGCTTGATGAGGGAAGTTTGCCTGAGAATGAGAAAGTGGGTAAGATCATATCTTGGCTTTGTAAGGGGAGGAAGGCTAAGGATGCCCATTCGGTATATTTATTTGCAAAGGAGAAGAACCAAATTACTCCTAGATcttctgttaattttttgaTCAGTTCACTCTGTAGAGAGGATGAAACTGTGAAATTGGCTTTGGAGATGTTGGATGATTTTTCAGGAGAAGCACGGAAATATGCAATTAAGCCATTTTCTACTATCATTCATGGTTTGTGTAGGATGAAAAATGTCGATGGGGCAAAACAGTTGCTTTCTAAGATGATCGCAGAGGGTCCGCCCCCTGGAAATGCAGTTTTCAATTCAGTTATCAGTGGATATTCCAAGGCTGGGGATCTGGGAGAAGCTATACAGATTAAGAAGCTGATGGAGAGTAGGGGATTGAAACCGGATGTGTACACTTATACTGTCATCATGAGTGGTTACACAAATGGTGGTCAGATGGAGGAGGCTTGTAAACTCTTGTCAGAAGCAAAAAAGAAGCATTCCAAACTGACCCCTGTGACTTACCATACACTCATTCGTGGGTATTCTAAACTTGAAGAGTTTGACAAGGCTTTGAAGTTGTTGGCTGAGATGAAGGATTTTGGCGTTCAACCTAATGTTGATGAGTACAATAAGTTGATCCAATCTCTTTGTCTAAAGGCTTTAGATTGGGAAACAGCAGACAAGCTGCTAGAGGAAATGAAAGAGAAAGGATTGCACCTCAATGGAATCACAAAGGGTCTCATAAGAGCAGTCAAGGAGATGGAAGAGGAGGAGCTAGTGCTGGGTTCATAA
- the LOC142607679 gene encoding NAD(P)H-quinone oxidoreductase subunit N, chloroplastic, giving the protein MAATACLNYGAPASLSLQQKQQSPRSRNNCLIDTTMMGKRNMMMMGLRGRYNKANKRVGMVKCSGIGIGDFIGGDLVKPDLGQWLSDVEEHKALAIYTPHEGGYEGRYLTRLRYQGYYFLDLTARGLGDPETTLTKVHPVCPAHVGKQPIARWYFPPEVDYRLAALPPNAKGLVVWIIEAQVLSKSELQFLALLPTLRPKVRVIAECGNWRKVVWKPLKEIAGLTANERA; this is encoded by the exons ATGGCAGCCACAGCATGCTTGAATTATGGAGCACCTGCCTCACTCAGTCTCCAGCAGAAACAGCAATCACCAAGGTCAAGAAACAACTGCTTGATAGATACAACAATGATGGGAAAGAGAAACATGATGATGATGGGGTTGAGAGGGAGATAtaataaagcaaacaaaagggTTGGAATGGTGAAATGTAGTGGTATAGGGATAGGGGACTTCATAGGAGGGGATTTGGTGAAACCTGATCTGGGCCAATGGCTATCAGATGTGGAAGAGCACAAAGCCCTTGCAATTTACACCCCACATGAGGGAGGCTATGAGGGACGTTACCTTACTCGACTCAGATACCAGGGCTACTATTTTCTCGACCTCACTGCTCGAGGCCTTGGAGATCCTGAGACCACCCTCACCAAGGTTCACCCTGTTTGTCCT GCCCATGTAGGGAAGCAGCCAATTGCAAGATGGTATTTCCCACCAGAGGTTGATTATAGGCTAGCTGCACTACCTCCTAATGCCAAAGGACTTGTGGTCTGGATAATTGAAGCCCAG GTTCTGTCGAAGTCAGAATTGCAGTTTCTCGCTTTGCTTCCCACCCTAAGGCCTAAAGTCAGGGTTATTGCCGAGTGCGGAAACTG GAGAAAGGTTGTGTGGAAGCCACTCAAAGAAATTGCAGGACTAACAGCAAATGAGAGAGCATGA
- the LOC142607678 gene encoding sister chromatid cohesion protein SCC4 encodes MEALAEGLWGLADFHEEKGEIDKAVKCLEAICQSHVSFFPVVEVKTRLRIAMLLLKHSHNVTHAKSHLERSQLLLHSIPSCFDLKCRAYNLLSQCYHLVGAIPPQKQILNKALQLTTSSGNELSVKLWTCNFNSQLANALIIEGDYQSSIAALESGYICAAQISYPELQMFFATSILHVHLMQWDDENLVEQAVNRCDQVWDSIERNKRQQCLGLLFYNELLHVFYRFRVCDYKNAAQHVDKLDAAVKADMQQTREIEELTNEINTLNQSLSRSDLHYRDRSALAEKQAQLQERLKSKTRLSSSGQHYLEPAYFGNVKRTLEDKLELAPSPIDGEWLPKSAVYALVDLMVVIFGRPKGHSKECGKRIQSGMHIIQEELVKLGITDGVKEVDLQHSAIWMAGVYLMLLMQFFENKVAVELTRSEFVEAQEALVQMKNWYIRFPTILQACESIIQMLRGQYAHYVGCYSEAAFHYLEGAKLTESKSMQAMCQIYAAVSYICIGDAESSSQALDLIGPVYRMMESFVGVREKTGVLFAYGFLLMKQHDLQEARNRLAKGLQLTHNHLGNLQLVSQYLTILGSLALALHDTVQSREILRSSLTLAKKLYDIPTQIWVLSVLTALYQELGERGNEMENVEYQRKKEEEMQRRLADAHSSIHHIELIDKVKLEVQQFHEIDIKRATAGPSMGVNLDIPESIGLSAPLPAPSSSKLVDLDSRRRGKRKI; translated from the exons ATGGAAGCATTGGCGGAGGGACTTTGGGGACTAGCTGATTTCCACGAGGAGAAAGGCGAGATAGACAAAGCGGTGAAGTGTCTGGAAGCCATATGCCAGAGCCACGTATCGTTCTTCCCCGTCGTCGAAGTCAAGACTCGCCTACGAATCGCCATGCTTCTCCTCAAGCACTCGCACAACGTCACTCACGCCAAGTCTCACCTCGAGCGCTCCCAATTGCTCCTCCATTCCATTCCTTCTTGCTTCGATTTGAAGTGCCGAGCCTACAACTTGCTCAGCCAGTGTTACCATCTCGTCGGAGCTATTCCGCCGCAGAAACAGATTCTTAATAAGGCTCTTCAGCTCACCACTTCTTCTGGCAACGA GCTTTCGGTGAAGTTGTGGACTTGCAACTTCAATTCACAGCTAGCGAACGCGTTGATTATCGAAGGAGACTATCAGAGTTCAATTGCTGCTTTAGAGAGCGGTTATATCTGTGCCGCTCAAATTTCTTATCCCGAATTGCAG ATGTTCTTTGCAACTTCCATACTGCATGTGCACCTCATGCAATGGGACGATGAGAATTTGGTTGAGCAAGCTGTTAATAGATGCGATCAGGTCTGGGATTCGATTGAGCGGAATAAA AGACAACAATGCCTTGGTTTACTCTTCTACAATGAGCTGCTGCATGTTTTCTACCGATTTCGTGTCTGTGACTACAAGAATGCTGCACAACATGTAGACAAATTGGACGCTGCTGTGAAGGCTGATATGCAGCAAACACGAGAGATAGAGGAGCTGACAAATGAAATAAACACCTTAAATCAAAGTCTCTCCCGGTCTGACCTTCATTACAGGGATAGGTCAGCATTGGCTGAAAAACAAGCTCAGCTTCAAGAGCGGCTCAAAAGTAAGACTAGGTTGAGTTCAAGTGGCCAGCATTATCTGGAGCCAGCATATTTTGGAAATGTGAAACGGACATTGGAAGATAAGCTTGAGCTGGCACCATCTCCTATAGATGGAGAGTGGCTACCAAAAAGTGCTGTCTATGCGCTAGTTGATCTTATGGTGGTCATTTTTGGACGTCCAAAGGGTCATTCTAAGGAGTGTGGAAAGAGGATACAATCTGGAATGCATATCATCCAAG AGGAGCTGGTGAAGCTTGGAATAACTGATGGTGTGAAAG AGGTGGATTTGCAACACTCTGCCATTTGGATGGCTGGTGTGTATTTAATGCTACTAATGCAGTTCTTTGAAAATAAAGTGGCTGTAGAGCTCACACGGTCTGAATTTGTTGAAGCTCAAGAG GCTTTGGTGCAGATGAAAAATTGGTATATACGCTTTCCAACAATTTTACAAGCTTGTGAAAGCATTATCCAGATGCTTAGGGGGCAATATGCCCATTACGTAGGCTGTTATAGTGAAGCAGCTTTTCATTATCTTGAAGGAGCAAAG CTCACAGAGAGCAAATCAATGCAAGCTATGTGCCAAATATATGCAGCTGTGTCTTACATTTGCATTGGTGATGCTGAATCATCTTCACAG GCTCTTGATTTGATAGGACCTGTTTACAGAATGATGGAGTCTTTTGTTGGAGTTAGAGAGAAAACGGGTGTTCTTTTTGCCTACGGCTTTTTATTGATGAAACAGCATGATCTACAGGAAGCACG AAATCGACTGGCCAAAGGACTACAGTTGACACACAATCATTTGGGGAATCTTCAACTTGTTTCTCAGTATTTGACTATCCTTGGGAGTTTGGCGCTTGCCCTGCATGACACTGTACAGTCTAGAGAGATCTTGAGATCATCCCTAACATTGGCAAAGAAGCTTTATGATATCCCAACTCAGATTTGGGTGCTTTCTGTTTTGACAG CCTTGTATCAAGAGTTGGGTGAGAGGGGAAATGAAATGGAAAATGTTGAATatcaaaggaaaaaggaagaggaGATGCAAAGGAGACTTGCTGATGCACATTCATCCATTCATCACATTGAACTA ATTGACAAAGTAAAACTTGAAGTTCAGCAATTTCATGAGATTGACATCAAGCGTGCAACCGCAGGCCCTTCCATGGGGGTCAATCTTGACATCCCTGAGTCCATTGGTCTGTCTGCTCCATTACCTGCTCCATCATCATCAAAGCTTGTGGATTTAGACTCTAGAAGGCGTGGGAAGAGgaaaatttag